One Onthophagus taurus isolate NC chromosome 11, IU_Otau_3.0, whole genome shotgun sequence genomic window carries:
- the LOC139431770 gene encoding GRIP and coiled-coil domain-containing protein-like, which produces MAWLQDLAIKTETLLDKIDKGANNLFNETNDPDSEVCLSIQIPEDNYMIQENQFIDLSNSNSSNELINESETNIEWYKTEIDMIKSNYECKNIELEDYNNRLRRQLLDLQHNFSEVNNENEFLKSQVEQARNCVLTVENEMIDYKNKVQKVLCNKEFNFVKEIPDKIKINEDLQKNIEYLEEVNRVLSLKIQTLTQNLNCLHDEYKNSQYTNSKDLKNLQNNLENERKLRISLDKENQDKNAEITALTLELNNQVKLFEEKRKECDTLRDGMNKSEEKIDLTLRVQSLTETLISKQNTLETLSTEKTVLKLQLEKIRNEFLQMIDEKDKELKKRIQPIKKFNEKKSFYRSKLFPNILIIYIFLVHFMLFIILYYYIPK; this is translated from the coding sequence atggCTTGGTTACAAGATTTAGCAATAAAAACTGAAACGCTATTAGATAAAATCGATAAAGGTgctaataatctttttaacgAAACTAACGATCCAGATTCAGAAGTGTGTTTATCGATACAAATACCAGAAGATAATTATATGATACAAGAAAATCAATTCATTGATTTATCCAATTCCAATTCAtcaaatgaattaataaatgagtCAGAAACAAATATTGAGTGGTATAAAACAGAAATAGATATGATTAAAAGTAACTATGaatgtaaaaatattgaattggAAGATTATAATAATCGATTGAGAAGACAATTATTAGAtttacaacataatttttccgaggtaaataatgaaaatgaatttttaaaaagtcaaGTTGAGCAAGCTAGAAATTGCGTTTTAACAGTTGAAAACGAAATgattgattacaaaaataaagtacaaAAAGTGTTGtgtaataaagaatttaactttgtaaaagaaattccggataaaataaaaataaacgaagatttacaaaaaaacattgaatatcttgAAGAGGTAAATCGCGTTTTATCactaaaaattcaaacattaacacaaaatttaaattgtcttCATGATGAATACAAAAATTCACAATACACTAATTCAAAGGaccttaaaaatttacaaaataacttGGAAAACGAACGAAAATTACGAATTTCTTTAGATAAAGAAAATCAAGATAAAAATGCAGAAATTACAGCTTTAACTTTGGAATTGAATAACCAAGTTAAGttatttgaagaaaaacgtaAAGAATGCGATACTTTAAGAGACGGTATGAACAAATCCGAggaaaaaatagatttaacaTTACGAGTTCAATCTTTAACTGaaacattaatttcaaaacaaaatacttTGGAAACTTTATCCACTGAAAAAACTGTTTTGAAATTACAATTAGAGAAAATTCGTAACGAATTTCTCCAGATGATCGATGAGAAAGATAAAGAActcaaaaaaagaatacaaCCGATTAAGAAGtttaatgaaaagaaaagtttttatcGATCGAAATTATTTCCtaacatattaattatttatatatttttggtgcattttatgttatttattattttatattattatataccgaaataa